In Festucalex cinctus isolate MCC-2025b chromosome 5, RoL_Fcin_1.0, whole genome shotgun sequence, a single genomic region encodes these proteins:
- the rtkna gene encoding rhotekin isoform X1 has translation MFCRNQTTRATVARGSALEMEIRRGKFRKSLYVNTSQDSDIQKKIDHEIRMRDGACKLLAACSQRDQALEAAKSLQTCSTRIMAYMSELQKMKEAQVMQKVTRRSSDAGPMDDRLPCKGKVAISDLRIPLMWKDTEYFKNKGELHRCAVFCLLQLGGEIFDTDMVIVDRTLTDICFDNTIVFSEAGPAFELRVELYSCCSEEDFSAGSTPRKLASKLSSSLGRSAGKKLRAAMEPGPCSPVSNGGASPLLLPVPSVPGPKYHLLAHTTLSLSHAQDNFRTHDLTISGNEECSYWLPLYGSVCCRLAAQPQCMTQQMMSGPLKVSQLGGGPHSWTKVYAVLKGTSLSCYQRQEDVHDSVDPAFTIAINKETRIRVSEKDAQGKAQNVCISNQYGGEDVTHILTTDSREETHRWMEAFWQHFYDMSQWKQCCDDLMKIEQPSPRKPAPVTPKQGSLYHEMVIESSDEFGSSVSDMLARRMQELELRSQLGTSPTWMSLFEENHPKSAGPPRACTSRLTGHGPLYPHRHSRSPASPPRGLLSSDASLTSDSDSHCSTSPCTRHHGWPDPSPGFSLSSPSRPRPRTLSLDAKLSTLRGRGYGGGGAFHCPCQPPSSSRSPLSQRSTQATLSSSSSTSSSSSSNSEGGHSPESASECAGFSRPSPARRSLRNLRARLDPRNWLQSQV, from the exons GACAGTGACATCCagaaaaaaatcgaccatgagATCCGGATGCGCGACGGGGCCTGCAAGCTGTTGGCTGCCTGCTCCCAGCGAGACCAGGCCTTGGAAGCGGCCAAGAGCCTGCAGACATGCAGCACCCGCATCATGGCCTACATGTCGGAGCTGCAGAAGATGAAGGAGGCACAGGTCATGCAGAAGGTGACGCGTAGGTCGTCGGACGCGGGGCCAATGGACGACAGACTGCCATGTAAAGGCAAAGTGGCCATATCGG ATCTCCGGATACCTCTCATGTGGAAAGATACCGAGTACTTCAAGAACAAAGGAG AGCTCCATCGCTGTGCAGTGTTCTGCCTCCTGCAGTTAGGAGGAGAGATCTTCGACACGGACATGGTGATAGTGGACCGCACACTCACGGACATTTGCTTCGACAACACCATCGTATT CAGTGAAGCCGGCCCTGCTTTCGAGCTGCGCGTTGAGCTGTACAGCTGCTGTTCCGAGGAGGACTTCTCAGCAGGGAGCACCCCCAGGAAGCTTGCCAGCAAACTGAGCTCCTCCTTGGGTCGCTCGGCTGGGAAGAAACTGCGGGCGGCCATGGAGCCCGGGCCGTGCAGCCCAGTGAGCAACGGAGGGGCATCTCCTCTCCTGCTGCCCGTTCCTTCTGTACC GGGCCCCAAGTACCACCTGCTAGCTCATACCACCCTGTCGCTGTCACACGCCCAGGACAATTTCCGCACGCATGACCTCACCATTTCAGGCAACG aagAGTGTTCGTACTGGCTGCCTCTATATGGAAGTGTGTGTTGCCGCCTTGCAGCCCAACCTCAGTGTATGACCCAGCAGATGATGAGTGGACCTTTGAAGGTCTCG CAGTTGGGAGGTGGCCCTCACAGTTGGACAAAAGTGTATGCAGTTCTGAAAGGAACCAGCCTCTCCTGTTACCAACGACAAGAAGACGTCCACGACAGCGTGGACCCGGCTTTCACCATCGCCATCAACAAG GAGACGAGGATACGCGTGTCGGAGAAGGACGCTCAAGGCAAAGCGCAGAACGTTTGCATCAGTAACCAGTACGGCGGCGAAGACGTCACACACATCCTCACCACCGACAGTCGAGAGGAGACGCACAGGTGGATGGAGGCCTTCTGGCAACACTTCTACGACATGA GTCAGTGGAAGCAGTGCTGCGATGACTTGATGAAAATTGAACAGCCGTCACCACGGAAACCAGCCCCCGTCACGCCGAAGCAGGGCTCCCTTTACCACGAAATGG TTATTGAGTCTTCAGATGAGTTCGGCAGCAGCGTGTCGGACATGTTGGCCCGGAGGATGCAGGAGTTGGAGCTGCGCAGCCAGCTGGGCACCTCTCCCACCTGGATGTCCCTCTTTGAGGAGAACCACCCCAAAAGCGCCGGCCCCCCCCGTGCGTGTACCTCCCGTCTGACGGGCCACGGCCCCCTCTACCCCCACCGCCACTCCCGCAGCCCCGCCAGCCCCCCGCGAGGTCTCCTGTCCTCGGACGCCAGCCTGACGTCAGACAGCGACAGCCACTGCAGCACCAGCCCCTGCACCCGCCACCACGGCTGGCCCGACCCCTCGCCTGGCTTCTCCCTGTCGTCGCCGTCCCGCCCGAGGCCGCGCACGCTCTCGCTGGACGCCAAGCTCAGCACGCTGCGCGGGAGGGGATACGGAGGAGGGGGCGCCTTCCACTGCCCCTGCCAGCCTCCCTCTTCGTCCCGCTCGCCGCTGTCCCAGCGCAGCACGCAGGCCACGCTGTCCTCCTCCAGCTCCACTTCCAGCAGCAGCTCCAGCAACAGCGAGGGCGGACACAGCCCAGAGTCGGCGTCCGAGTGCGCCGGCTTCTCGCGGCCCTCGCCGGCCAGACGCAGCCTCAGGAACCTCAGGGCCAGACTAGACCCTCGCAACTGGCTGCAAAGTCAGGTGTGA
- the rtkna gene encoding rhotekin isoform X4, whose protein sequence is MFCRNQTTRATVARGSALEMEIRRGKFRKSLYVNTSQDSDIQKKIDHEIRMRDGACKLLAACSQRDQALEAAKSLQTCSTRIMAYMSELQKMKEAQVMQKVTRRSSDAGPMDDRLPCKGKVAISDLRIPLMWKDTEYFKNKGELHRCAVFCLLQLGGEIFDTDMVIVDRTLTDICFDNTIVFSEAGPAFELRVELYSCCSEEDFSAGSTPRKLASKLSSSLGRSAGKKLRAAMEPGPCSPVSNGGASPLLLPVPSVPGPKYHLLAHTTLSLSHAQDNFRTHDLTISGNEECSYWLPLYGSVCCRLAAQPQCMTQQMMSGPLKVSQLGGGPHSWTKVYAVLKGTSLSCYQRQEDVHDSVDPAFTIAINKETRIRVSEKDAQGKAQNVCISNQYGGEDVTHILTTDSREETHRWMEAFWQHFYDMSQWKQCCDDLMKIEQPSPRKPAPVTPKQGSLYHEMAPLAAPSCEGLLLQDNAVSAEIRALLSSYYNDSY, encoded by the exons GACAGTGACATCCagaaaaaaatcgaccatgagATCCGGATGCGCGACGGGGCCTGCAAGCTGTTGGCTGCCTGCTCCCAGCGAGACCAGGCCTTGGAAGCGGCCAAGAGCCTGCAGACATGCAGCACCCGCATCATGGCCTACATGTCGGAGCTGCAGAAGATGAAGGAGGCACAGGTCATGCAGAAGGTGACGCGTAGGTCGTCGGACGCGGGGCCAATGGACGACAGACTGCCATGTAAAGGCAAAGTGGCCATATCGG ATCTCCGGATACCTCTCATGTGGAAAGATACCGAGTACTTCAAGAACAAAGGAG AGCTCCATCGCTGTGCAGTGTTCTGCCTCCTGCAGTTAGGAGGAGAGATCTTCGACACGGACATGGTGATAGTGGACCGCACACTCACGGACATTTGCTTCGACAACACCATCGTATT CAGTGAAGCCGGCCCTGCTTTCGAGCTGCGCGTTGAGCTGTACAGCTGCTGTTCCGAGGAGGACTTCTCAGCAGGGAGCACCCCCAGGAAGCTTGCCAGCAAACTGAGCTCCTCCTTGGGTCGCTCGGCTGGGAAGAAACTGCGGGCGGCCATGGAGCCCGGGCCGTGCAGCCCAGTGAGCAACGGAGGGGCATCTCCTCTCCTGCTGCCCGTTCCTTCTGTACC GGGCCCCAAGTACCACCTGCTAGCTCATACCACCCTGTCGCTGTCACACGCCCAGGACAATTTCCGCACGCATGACCTCACCATTTCAGGCAACG aagAGTGTTCGTACTGGCTGCCTCTATATGGAAGTGTGTGTTGCCGCCTTGCAGCCCAACCTCAGTGTATGACCCAGCAGATGATGAGTGGACCTTTGAAGGTCTCG CAGTTGGGAGGTGGCCCTCACAGTTGGACAAAAGTGTATGCAGTTCTGAAAGGAACCAGCCTCTCCTGTTACCAACGACAAGAAGACGTCCACGACAGCGTGGACCCGGCTTTCACCATCGCCATCAACAAG GAGACGAGGATACGCGTGTCGGAGAAGGACGCTCAAGGCAAAGCGCAGAACGTTTGCATCAGTAACCAGTACGGCGGCGAAGACGTCACACACATCCTCACCACCGACAGTCGAGAGGAGACGCACAGGTGGATGGAGGCCTTCTGGCAACACTTCTACGACATGA GTCAGTGGAAGCAGTGCTGCGATGACTTGATGAAAATTGAACAGCCGTCACCACGGAAACCAGCCCCCGTCACGCCGAAGCAGGGCTCCCTTTACCACGAAATGG CCCCCCTTGCCGCACCCTCCTGTGAGGGTCTTCTTCTGCAAGACAATGCTGTGTCCGCCGAGATTCGTGCTCTGCTTTCATCCTATTACAACGACAG TTATTGA
- the rtkna gene encoding rhotekin isoform X2 encodes MPVDKLINMEEKLWILEDLNMMYIRQIALSLQDSDIQKKIDHEIRMRDGACKLLAACSQRDQALEAAKSLQTCSTRIMAYMSELQKMKEAQVMQKVTRRSSDAGPMDDRLPCKGKVAISDLRIPLMWKDTEYFKNKGELHRCAVFCLLQLGGEIFDTDMVIVDRTLTDICFDNTIVFSEAGPAFELRVELYSCCSEEDFSAGSTPRKLASKLSSSLGRSAGKKLRAAMEPGPCSPVSNGGASPLLLPVPSVPGPKYHLLAHTTLSLSHAQDNFRTHDLTISGNEECSYWLPLYGSVCCRLAAQPQCMTQQMMSGPLKVSQLGGGPHSWTKVYAVLKGTSLSCYQRQEDVHDSVDPAFTIAINKETRIRVSEKDAQGKAQNVCISNQYGGEDVTHILTTDSREETHRWMEAFWQHFYDMSQWKQCCDDLMKIEQPSPRKPAPVTPKQGSLYHEMVIESSDEFGSSVSDMLARRMQELELRSQLGTSPTWMSLFEENHPKSAGPPRACTSRLTGHGPLYPHRHSRSPASPPRGLLSSDASLTSDSDSHCSTSPCTRHHGWPDPSPGFSLSSPSRPRPRTLSLDAKLSTLRGRGYGGGGAFHCPCQPPSSSRSPLSQRSTQATLSSSSSTSSSSSSNSEGGHSPESASECAGFSRPSPARRSLRNLRARLDPRNWLQSQV; translated from the exons GACAGTGACATCCagaaaaaaatcgaccatgagATCCGGATGCGCGACGGGGCCTGCAAGCTGTTGGCTGCCTGCTCCCAGCGAGACCAGGCCTTGGAAGCGGCCAAGAGCCTGCAGACATGCAGCACCCGCATCATGGCCTACATGTCGGAGCTGCAGAAGATGAAGGAGGCACAGGTCATGCAGAAGGTGACGCGTAGGTCGTCGGACGCGGGGCCAATGGACGACAGACTGCCATGTAAAGGCAAAGTGGCCATATCGG ATCTCCGGATACCTCTCATGTGGAAAGATACCGAGTACTTCAAGAACAAAGGAG AGCTCCATCGCTGTGCAGTGTTCTGCCTCCTGCAGTTAGGAGGAGAGATCTTCGACACGGACATGGTGATAGTGGACCGCACACTCACGGACATTTGCTTCGACAACACCATCGTATT CAGTGAAGCCGGCCCTGCTTTCGAGCTGCGCGTTGAGCTGTACAGCTGCTGTTCCGAGGAGGACTTCTCAGCAGGGAGCACCCCCAGGAAGCTTGCCAGCAAACTGAGCTCCTCCTTGGGTCGCTCGGCTGGGAAGAAACTGCGGGCGGCCATGGAGCCCGGGCCGTGCAGCCCAGTGAGCAACGGAGGGGCATCTCCTCTCCTGCTGCCCGTTCCTTCTGTACC GGGCCCCAAGTACCACCTGCTAGCTCATACCACCCTGTCGCTGTCACACGCCCAGGACAATTTCCGCACGCATGACCTCACCATTTCAGGCAACG aagAGTGTTCGTACTGGCTGCCTCTATATGGAAGTGTGTGTTGCCGCCTTGCAGCCCAACCTCAGTGTATGACCCAGCAGATGATGAGTGGACCTTTGAAGGTCTCG CAGTTGGGAGGTGGCCCTCACAGTTGGACAAAAGTGTATGCAGTTCTGAAAGGAACCAGCCTCTCCTGTTACCAACGACAAGAAGACGTCCACGACAGCGTGGACCCGGCTTTCACCATCGCCATCAACAAG GAGACGAGGATACGCGTGTCGGAGAAGGACGCTCAAGGCAAAGCGCAGAACGTTTGCATCAGTAACCAGTACGGCGGCGAAGACGTCACACACATCCTCACCACCGACAGTCGAGAGGAGACGCACAGGTGGATGGAGGCCTTCTGGCAACACTTCTACGACATGA GTCAGTGGAAGCAGTGCTGCGATGACTTGATGAAAATTGAACAGCCGTCACCACGGAAACCAGCCCCCGTCACGCCGAAGCAGGGCTCCCTTTACCACGAAATGG TTATTGAGTCTTCAGATGAGTTCGGCAGCAGCGTGTCGGACATGTTGGCCCGGAGGATGCAGGAGTTGGAGCTGCGCAGCCAGCTGGGCACCTCTCCCACCTGGATGTCCCTCTTTGAGGAGAACCACCCCAAAAGCGCCGGCCCCCCCCGTGCGTGTACCTCCCGTCTGACGGGCCACGGCCCCCTCTACCCCCACCGCCACTCCCGCAGCCCCGCCAGCCCCCCGCGAGGTCTCCTGTCCTCGGACGCCAGCCTGACGTCAGACAGCGACAGCCACTGCAGCACCAGCCCCTGCACCCGCCACCACGGCTGGCCCGACCCCTCGCCTGGCTTCTCCCTGTCGTCGCCGTCCCGCCCGAGGCCGCGCACGCTCTCGCTGGACGCCAAGCTCAGCACGCTGCGCGGGAGGGGATACGGAGGAGGGGGCGCCTTCCACTGCCCCTGCCAGCCTCCCTCTTCGTCCCGCTCGCCGCTGTCCCAGCGCAGCACGCAGGCCACGCTGTCCTCCTCCAGCTCCACTTCCAGCAGCAGCTCCAGCAACAGCGAGGGCGGACACAGCCCAGAGTCGGCGTCCGAGTGCGCCGGCTTCTCGCGGCCCTCGCCGGCCAGACGCAGCCTCAGGAACCTCAGGGCCAGACTAGACCCTCGCAACTGGCTGCAAAGTCAGGTGTGA
- the rtkna gene encoding rhotekin isoform X3, whose translation MNYTNNQADSDIQKKIDHEIRMRDGACKLLAACSQRDQALEAAKSLQTCSTRIMAYMSELQKMKEAQVMQKVTRRSSDAGPMDDRLPCKGKVAISDLRIPLMWKDTEYFKNKGELHRCAVFCLLQLGGEIFDTDMVIVDRTLTDICFDNTIVFSEAGPAFELRVELYSCCSEEDFSAGSTPRKLASKLSSSLGRSAGKKLRAAMEPGPCSPVSNGGASPLLLPVPSVPGPKYHLLAHTTLSLSHAQDNFRTHDLTISGNEECSYWLPLYGSVCCRLAAQPQCMTQQMMSGPLKVSQLGGGPHSWTKVYAVLKGTSLSCYQRQEDVHDSVDPAFTIAINKETRIRVSEKDAQGKAQNVCISNQYGGEDVTHILTTDSREETHRWMEAFWQHFYDMSQWKQCCDDLMKIEQPSPRKPAPVTPKQGSLYHEMVIESSDEFGSSVSDMLARRMQELELRSQLGTSPTWMSLFEENHPKSAGPPRACTSRLTGHGPLYPHRHSRSPASPPRGLLSSDASLTSDSDSHCSTSPCTRHHGWPDPSPGFSLSSPSRPRPRTLSLDAKLSTLRGRGYGGGGAFHCPCQPPSSSRSPLSQRSTQATLSSSSSTSSSSSSNSEGGHSPESASECAGFSRPSPARRSLRNLRARLDPRNWLQSQV comes from the exons GACAGTGACATCCagaaaaaaatcgaccatgagATCCGGATGCGCGACGGGGCCTGCAAGCTGTTGGCTGCCTGCTCCCAGCGAGACCAGGCCTTGGAAGCGGCCAAGAGCCTGCAGACATGCAGCACCCGCATCATGGCCTACATGTCGGAGCTGCAGAAGATGAAGGAGGCACAGGTCATGCAGAAGGTGACGCGTAGGTCGTCGGACGCGGGGCCAATGGACGACAGACTGCCATGTAAAGGCAAAGTGGCCATATCGG ATCTCCGGATACCTCTCATGTGGAAAGATACCGAGTACTTCAAGAACAAAGGAG AGCTCCATCGCTGTGCAGTGTTCTGCCTCCTGCAGTTAGGAGGAGAGATCTTCGACACGGACATGGTGATAGTGGACCGCACACTCACGGACATTTGCTTCGACAACACCATCGTATT CAGTGAAGCCGGCCCTGCTTTCGAGCTGCGCGTTGAGCTGTACAGCTGCTGTTCCGAGGAGGACTTCTCAGCAGGGAGCACCCCCAGGAAGCTTGCCAGCAAACTGAGCTCCTCCTTGGGTCGCTCGGCTGGGAAGAAACTGCGGGCGGCCATGGAGCCCGGGCCGTGCAGCCCAGTGAGCAACGGAGGGGCATCTCCTCTCCTGCTGCCCGTTCCTTCTGTACC GGGCCCCAAGTACCACCTGCTAGCTCATACCACCCTGTCGCTGTCACACGCCCAGGACAATTTCCGCACGCATGACCTCACCATTTCAGGCAACG aagAGTGTTCGTACTGGCTGCCTCTATATGGAAGTGTGTGTTGCCGCCTTGCAGCCCAACCTCAGTGTATGACCCAGCAGATGATGAGTGGACCTTTGAAGGTCTCG CAGTTGGGAGGTGGCCCTCACAGTTGGACAAAAGTGTATGCAGTTCTGAAAGGAACCAGCCTCTCCTGTTACCAACGACAAGAAGACGTCCACGACAGCGTGGACCCGGCTTTCACCATCGCCATCAACAAG GAGACGAGGATACGCGTGTCGGAGAAGGACGCTCAAGGCAAAGCGCAGAACGTTTGCATCAGTAACCAGTACGGCGGCGAAGACGTCACACACATCCTCACCACCGACAGTCGAGAGGAGACGCACAGGTGGATGGAGGCCTTCTGGCAACACTTCTACGACATGA GTCAGTGGAAGCAGTGCTGCGATGACTTGATGAAAATTGAACAGCCGTCACCACGGAAACCAGCCCCCGTCACGCCGAAGCAGGGCTCCCTTTACCACGAAATGG TTATTGAGTCTTCAGATGAGTTCGGCAGCAGCGTGTCGGACATGTTGGCCCGGAGGATGCAGGAGTTGGAGCTGCGCAGCCAGCTGGGCACCTCTCCCACCTGGATGTCCCTCTTTGAGGAGAACCACCCCAAAAGCGCCGGCCCCCCCCGTGCGTGTACCTCCCGTCTGACGGGCCACGGCCCCCTCTACCCCCACCGCCACTCCCGCAGCCCCGCCAGCCCCCCGCGAGGTCTCCTGTCCTCGGACGCCAGCCTGACGTCAGACAGCGACAGCCACTGCAGCACCAGCCCCTGCACCCGCCACCACGGCTGGCCCGACCCCTCGCCTGGCTTCTCCCTGTCGTCGCCGTCCCGCCCGAGGCCGCGCACGCTCTCGCTGGACGCCAAGCTCAGCACGCTGCGCGGGAGGGGATACGGAGGAGGGGGCGCCTTCCACTGCCCCTGCCAGCCTCCCTCTTCGTCCCGCTCGCCGCTGTCCCAGCGCAGCACGCAGGCCACGCTGTCCTCCTCCAGCTCCACTTCCAGCAGCAGCTCCAGCAACAGCGAGGGCGGACACAGCCCAGAGTCGGCGTCCGAGTGCGCCGGCTTCTCGCGGCCCTCGCCGGCCAGACGCAGCCTCAGGAACCTCAGGGCCAGACTAGACCCTCGCAACTGGCTGCAAAGTCAGGTGTGA